From Girardinichthys multiradiatus isolate DD_20200921_A chromosome 13, DD_fGirMul_XY1, whole genome shotgun sequence:
AATCCAACTCAACCTGTGCCGACAAAAAACCCACAGCTGCCCCTGAGGAGGGAAACCAAACAGAAACACACCTTCATGCGCTCGCTGTTGTTGAACAGCACGTTGCGCAGCTCTTTGGACACCATGTACAGGTGTCTCTTCTTGCCCTCGTGCGTCCTGGTGAGAACGTTGAGCTTGGGGAAGTCAGGAGACAGATCATAGAACGATCTGAGGAAGACATGAGGGGAAGAAAAAGGTTAAACTGGACCAAAATGCTGAAACCATTTCTACACAGAGGTGCTTACTGTATAGTGTTGAAGACAGGGTCATCTGCAGTTAGGAACACAAACGGGTCTTCTTTATAGCCAAACAGCCTCAGCTTTTTAGATGGTGGAGGTCTGAGAGAACAAAGATGATCATTTTCTCAAATATATAGTTTTTGGATTCTAATATTAAGCTCATTGATGGACTTCAATGATCGTAATCATTCTATAACTAATAGCTTTGTAAAGGATGGacattgtttctttgtttattgcCTAAACAGAACTCACCCACACACCGCATCTAGTTTACCAGTAGCCTCCTGAGCCGAAGGAGCTCCTGTGGTCTTCGCCTCCCCGTCTACTTTTcctcctgggcctccttcctCCATCTCCTCCGGTGAGGCCTCAGGGAGCAGGTGGGGGGTGTCTGCTGGGGAGGAGGCTGCTGGTGAGCCTCCAGTTTGAGCTGAAGCGCTCTTCCTCAGCTGTAGGAGGCAAGAGAATCACATAAAACaatgaacagaaagaaaccttaCTGAGGTTAGTAGACATGTTATGTAGTGGGGATGTGTGTATTTGAGGGTTCTGTAAGATTAACAGATCATTTCACGTTAAGCTGTTTGTCTAAAGTACCTTGGGATATCTTTTGTTCCACGGCATGGGGGCTTTCTTCACCAGCACAGCCACAAAGAAACCTCCAGTGTTCTGGTGATGAGGCAGAATCCTCATACTGACaatgaaacacagaaacatcaGTCTCAGCTTAGGCTGTTAGAGCGCCACCTGCTGACAGAATGGCACCGTGGTTTTAAATGAGTTAGACAAACAATGTAGGGCAACAGCTCCCTCTAACGGTCTAAATCACCAGATAAATCACTGGGGAGTGCAGGATGATGTGGATGAATGAATCAAACAGACATAACATTATAACCACTGACAATAATCCAGCTGTAATTGGAAATTCCAAACACAAATTTCTGGGTTTCTAAAAGATTTTTACTATTCTGgaaatttgagaacatttaaTTAATTTGGTTTTATGATGCATATTTTCCACAGATTATAAACAGGCTTCTTATTGGCTTCAGATCTGAGGTATTGAGGGGCCATTTTACCACATCTTTTCTTTATTTGGACCAAATTGAAATCAGTTCCAATTGAAAACCTAAGACTGGAGCATCCAACGAAGCTGTATTCAAGTTGTCTCTGAAGCCGGAGCTCAGAGTTGGGAATGAACTCACACTAGAGTTAGCAACACAAGCAGAGAGCAACAGATTTCTCTCCATTTTACGGATTTATCTAAAAAAGGGCATGGTTACAAATGGATCGTTTACAGCATTATGTGCTCCATTTGTTTAACAAGATAAAAACAATCAGAAGCAGTAAACAGTTGATACCAGAGCAACTTGAATTTTATTCTATAAGCATGTTGAACAGATAAGTTAGGATTGCTTGGAAAGCCCTGACATTACCTGCTGGAACGCTGACTTCAGTGAGCCAATTCGTAATGTCATATcttaattattaatatttacaaaaactcTAGTTTGGTGTGTATTTGGGTTTGCTAATGTCACGGTTCAGTACCTTTGCTGTACAATTTAATATTCAATATACAAAAGCTTTGAACAGCAGTAAACAAAGAATCTTTTTCAATTTCTAAAATGAATtcgatttttttttatgttacaaaACGTAAAGTGGAAAGTATAGAAATGACTGGAGATTTcgtttgaattattttaaaattttaaaagtgtaaGCAGACATAGCCAATGCCTACATACataagattataaaacaatataaccaCATGAAAACAGTCAGCATTAATGTTTAGACCTTTTTAAATAAGACTATGCTCATATTTGAGAATAAAGCATGCTAAATCACTTTGGCGTTTGGAAATTTTCAACAACCTAGTGTCCCGgctgtacctgaatgcagcatgCGCAGCAGTTGGGAAAATCCCCTCTCCAACTTGCATCTCATATGATGTCTGGAGTTTGGGCTGACTGGATGCTACATTAAGTTTAAAGTGGTTCCAGGTCCGTAATTCAGTTCAGTGAAGAGCGAGCTACTGCACCTTACTTCTGTTGAGATAAGCTGACGAAAAGCTTGGGTTGGGTCcccctttctttctccatcGTCTTTGTAGCTGTATAAGAATTTTCCCTAACAGCAGAACTAGGTGATAGCTTAGAGTCCTCTctgtttgttttggtgtcacaTTTTAAAGTTGCCCTACAGAATGTTGCATTGCACACTCAGttccacacaaacacattctACATGTGTTCAAGGTGTAAAACCATGGCGCATTTGTTCGGTATACATGCGTTCAGAACCAGGGCCGTACTGGATATTTTAGGTATAAATAGGTGCACCCCTAGAAACCTCCAAACAGCTGAACTGTCAATGCTTTGTTCGCACCATGATTGTTTTTGAGCAATcataaatatttccaaacagcagaatctgcattttcttttcagcCTTCTTTGGGCCAGCTGTTCAGCactgcacagcaacaggtgggggatgGGCAGTGTGTAATTTCGTACCATCTCTCCAAGTGCATGCTGGCCAACTTCTCTGGGTCTTTTGGTGGAAACATGGTAGGACGGATCTGAGTGTGACGGCTGCTGGGAACCTCGGACCAATCAGAGAACCACTTGCcttctttggtcatcagctaGAGAACAAAAGCGTTTGATCTTTAACTTTGGATGCTGATCTCCAAAAATCCTTCGTAAAACCCACAGCCTAAACTATTTAGTACCTTCCAGGAAGTGACCCCGGGCATCCACTTGAGTCCTGGCAGGTCAGCAGATGCGTCTTCCAGCTCCAGTGCTCCTGCCATGGTTTGCAAAGGACGAGAAGATGCCAGTTAGATAATCTTTAAGGTAATCGTTAAATGTAAAGAACACGAAAGATAGATGGAGACAGTTTCTAACAAACAAATCTGAGATCTTTGAAATTTTAACTTTTAGAAGACTACAAAGGTTATATGCTTTGGGTATTTTCACAAATAACCTTTTCTCAGAAATAAATCCTTGGGAAACTTTAACGATAGATTATGGCATTTGTTGCCATTCTTGTGCAGTAATAGTtttactgcacacacaccatgtGGCATGGAGGCCATGGAGTTTCGTTTTGGCCTGATCCGACCatagcaccttcttccacgtttgctCCCACTCCTACATGATTggaggcaaactgcaaatgggatgCCTTACCCATTTCTTTCAACAGCAGTTTTCTGTTTGCTGCTCCTCCATAACGCCCAGATATACGGAGTTTACGACTAATAGTTGTATTGCCAACAGATTCCTCGGTCTTCGTGGTGCcgtttattcactaatgttttctgaGGCCTTCACGGAAAAGCTGAATTTAAACTTAGATTTAATCAGACACATAGGGACTATATTTACTGATTAGAAGACCTCAGAAGCAATTGGCtgccctggattttatttctcattacaataaaaaggggctgaatacttgAATTCTGTTGGTTGTGCTGAAAACACTAAAATTTGAAgttaatgtggcaaaatgtggaaatggtTTGAGGGATATTAATACTTCTCTAAACGTTTGTTTAATCTAGAACAATGTGAAAGTGTTGAGTTACCTTCACTCTTCTCCAGCAGTGCCGCTATGACAGCTTCATCCTCTATAGGGTTGAGTGAACAGGTGGAGTACACCATCCTCCCCCCTACAGCCAGCTGCTCAACGCCACGCACGGCAATACGCAGCTGCAGCctggtaaacacacacacactcacaatgTACTAGTGCCAAATTTGTTACTCATTAGTGCCACCCGAACAGGCCTTTCCTCTTGGCGTCGTCTTCCGTAAGTGTACATGTGTACCCGTGTCGTCTCCCTCTGACTTACCCGTGGAGGTGCAGGCTGTTGCTGGTCGTCCATTTCTTCCACACATCTATGTTTTTTCTCATGGTCCCATCTCCGCTGCAGAACACAGGACAGAAACAGTCAAAATATCTGCCTCTGAAAACCCCCCAGGGTTTCCAAAGTTCAGAAAACCTTTGGACCGGTCACAGTTTGGGTTTTAGCGGACTGCTGACTTCTTTCTGCTTTCCTTCCTTGGTCTGTATTACTGCCTGCCCTGTCACTGTTGAGTTTGGCAGGCCACTGCTGGCTCTGATCTGAAGCTGAACAAACTTAGGCAGCTTTGCAAactactgctgttttgctttggcTACAGTATTTTACCAGCTTTGAAGAGGAGGTGGATGCACGTCCTAAAAATCACTTTGGAAATACCTGAATGCAAAATAAGGCCAAATTAACAGCCTCATCTCCATCAACACCCAGAGACAAAGTTCATCACCCATTTGTTTTTCCTAGAGAACACATTTCATTATAATCCTACCTTTCCGTTGTTTTGCGAAACCGATaagtcattttaaaacttttttctgACACACCAAGAGCCCGTGAAGACACGTCACGCTAAGAAAGAACAGCATTACCACATATGGAAGATAATGTAGtgtttgtacaacaacagagccCAACACGTTATagctgtaaacagaaaaaagggATCGTTATTGTAGTTGTAATTTTTCCTGAAATGATCCTCTAAGAAAATAAGTTGTTGGTCATCCGTGGAAATAAACAGGTGAAGAGGGCGGCAGTCTCTTCATCCCCAATAACATTCTTCATTTAAGAAACGTCTTGGCTCAGGATTAAACACAAATGGAGTTTTGCCTTCAAACAGAGAAAACTACCCAAAGCTGAAGGGAAGTAGACACAACAAAGTCTACGGCATATCGCTCTAGTGGAGTCAGGAGATCACTGATGCAACCATAACCCCAGGATGTGTTAACCCGGGTAATAGAAATCCCAGGGAATCTCGTACTTTCTTTTTCTGCCACGGACCATTCATTTAAATCACCATTATCACGTAcggggaagttgtgaagaaaactgcactacacGTCCATTCCAGTAGAGGCTTAATACTTTTAGAagctaataaataatttttttagttTCAACCGATAAATAACAGAagatgagcagctttagagttatacaTTTGATTAATTCCAATATTCCTTAAGTTGCACTcgatccataagcaggaaattttacatttaatttttaccaacctgcatctggccagttgttgctttacaactgcatgattcatttacaataactactaagcactgattaacacacttagttttcttttattgtcgTAAGATAAATTCATATCAGATAACTACagtacatgttttatttattagaataaaaaaagggaTAATCAGCCCAGAATTGGACTGGGACAGGGAATTGATACATTGACTGTCTAATCAtgagcaaatatttatataaatgagGATGGTTCGACAACCGTGAAGAGGATCACTGgggaaaaattttaaatattaaaaagttcatACTCCACTAAGtcaggtttacatgaaaaggcaaatgtgtattttttttttttatgtacatggaAAGTTTAAAGTGTTCTGATTatcagcactgcattaaaacgTTTGTCCTACAGAACTGTGGTAAAATAGTTAATAATTAATGCCAACAATAACctaaaatgtcacaaatttcccacgtaaaatgttctgttttattttccggGTACTTGTGATAATTGCTTTCCATTCACTTTCAGCCGCCACAAACAAACGGGTAGAGAGAAATCCCAGCGTGCCGGGCCGAGATCAGGCAGCGGTTAGTGGGGAAGTCCCAGTCAGGCTGTCCGGTTAGCGTAGCACCCAGAccgaaaaacatttaaatgtaggaTCATTCTGGAAGAACACACTACACAGATGAagttttgaggtctactttctTGCTTAAAAACACCTTAAAGCCacttttttgtgacaaattaatggtaGAAAAAGGATTAACTTGTAAAGTAACCTCTGCCATTACTGAAGCTGTTGGGGCCAAGCTTTGCTGGACACAGCTCCGCCCCTTTAACAAAGTCTGGGTAAAGCTGAAAAGACTTACTGCAGACCAAGACCCgtgaaaataaaagtgaaatcACCCGGGTAAATTTGTATGGAAATGCGACCTTGGCTTTAAAAATCCTGAGGGTTTCTGCAGACTTTGGAAAAGAGGCTGTTGTCTGTgagcaatttgttttttaaccgtgcTTTTGTGTATCCTCTGGTGGTGCAAAGTATCCAATCTTGTCTGCAGATGTTATCAATTTAAACCAAAAACTGCTCTCTCCAAGCCTTCCTCCAGCGTTTACCCAGTAATATTAGCTGCAGCAATGACTCTTTTACtctgttttatgacccaaatgAGCAACAGTTTGTCAGTATTTTAACTACCATTATAACCACCACTTGTGTAGTATTAgattaaattgactttttaggGCAAACACGCATGTTTTAAGAAAGCTAACATACTTCTAGAGTTTGACTGGTGAAGAGAATGTCCTCAGAGTAACGTTTTGAGAGCTACCATGACTGTAGTGCAGTTTAATCCTCATGATCCTCCCCCTTTAGTACCTAATCTATTTGAGTTCGGTCAGTTTAACACCTGACCAGTTTTCATTATAACCGAGTACCATCTCAACGGGGGCGGGATTGTTAACAACAACGCAGCCCGACGGTCCGAAGTGATGTGaataagagacaaaaaaaaccaacaacaacCTAGACTGCTGCTCCATTTATGGGTGTTGTCGGACATGGAAAAGCCGAAAAAGTAAGTTGATCAAAAATAAACGTCAAAACTCAATTATCTAAATATTAATTCATGACAAATTTCTAAGGAACGTGGGAGCAAACTGAAGCATGCAAGTGCCGCATCTGAATGATGATGGTGAAAATAACATGCGAAGAGAAAAATGACTTGGACAATAACAATACAGGATGTGTGAAATTAAAGGAGGTGGAGGAGTTGCGATGATATAGACTCCCGCCAACTGTGAAAGAAATGTGCAACAGTCACTGAGAATCAGGGCTTTAACACAGGAGCAGCCTTTGGATGCAACATCCCACATGAAGATACTTATGTCACCATAACTGCACTTTTTCTAATGCACAGCAGCTGGCATGTTGTGGCCTCCAAGCAAGAGCAGCAAAGCATACATGTCGAGCAGAGAAACGGCAGATCGCTGATCTATTTGACAACTGCCTAAAGATTCTAACCTTGAATATCTAGGAGACACAAGCCCTCACTCAACTGAGGAAATGTTCTAAATGACGATATATGACCTTTAAACCCCTACCAAACCCCAAACTTTCCTTGACTCTGCTATTCAAGAATTCAAACTTCAAGCCAGATGTGTCTGCTGACCTGCAGGGAACGTCACACAGGACACGGTCATAGAACAGGATGTCCTTCTTGCCGTCAGAGTCGATCTGAAGCATGGGGATGCAAGAGGCGTCGTGGTTCACCACCATGATGCAGGGACTGTTGAGACGCTTGGCCTGGTGCACGAGAAGGTAGCAGCGCTTGTTGTCCACGTCGTTGGCAATCACAAAGCCCTCTAAACGGTGGAGAGGAGGCCTTAAATGTCAAGAAATTGATATATATAGTGGGAACAGATTTTACCATCTGTAGTGTCAATGAGTTAACCTGGAAATGGCACATCCATGTCAGAGTGAAGCATCTCAATAAGCTGAGCCGTCTTTGAACCAGGAGCTGCACACATATCCAGGATCTGCACAGTAAAGCAAGTCAGAGTTTAGAGTTACCGCTGTTCCAGACCTGTGAAAACCATTTAAACTGGtgacaaagaggaaaaatgcaacatttttcctaTTTAAATGTTAGAAACAGAAGTAATTTTACCTTGTGATGGGACTCAATCTTCAGGAGCAGAGGAGGGATCATGCTGACGGCTTCCTGTCTGCTGATGTTACcctaaaaagacaaacattagGCAAATGTACACGTGATTTAACTCCTTAAACAAATATAGTggggaattaaattaaatgttttgactTACAGACTCCGTCTCGCTGACCAAGAATTGATGAAACTTTTCCAGCAGGGGAGACTTCCTAATGAGTTTCCTGCTCATGTTGGTGTGCCAGGCCTGCTCATCAGGATACCTGGAAAGACAAATGACATTCTGCTGATTATTTTGTCCACGTTAAATCTGTGCTTCGTCATGAATAAATCACGCTTTAAAATAATTACCAGCTGAGAGGCTGTGGAGCTTCAATCTTCTGGCCGTCGATTTCCAGCTCCTGAATATCCTTGAAGTATTTTTCCTTCAGACAGTGGAGGATCTCCTTAGCATGGCTGGAACGTGGTGGGGGAAAAAAGGGAAACTCATTGGATTCGGCCAGTACAAATATAGACCGAAAATGTGTGACAAGACTTCAACTGCTGTCCAGCAATGCCCTCCATTTTGGAATAAAGATTGGGCAAAAGTCTCAGTGTCTAGAGGGGCAATGTTGTCAGAGATGGTTGTGTTTTAGgcgctaaatacaaatgcacagtaAACTTTTTACATCCTTataaaccatgtatccttttccctCCACCTAACAATAATTTCTGAtactgtgttggtctatcacataaaatccaattcGCAAAGAATTAAAGGTTTGAGATTGTAACTATTCAAAGATGAAACATGGAAATATTCAGGGCATATTAATAATTTCTCCCTATTAATGCATTCCAACAAAAATAAGATTTAGGGAAATAATTCATGCCCGTCTTTCGGTTGCTTCTGCACTCCTGCCAGTGGAAGATACATAAAATTGATGATCTTCTGCACTTAACTGAGCACGATCAAGACAAGGCATGACTCAACTTTCCATCTCCATATCGCTCACCTCTTATATCCAGTGATGCGGATGGTTGCAGGCAGCGGCTCCCTCATGGCCTCCATGAACTGGTGAAACTCTCCCTCAGGTATCAGACCTTGTTCCTTGTAGTAGTGCTCAAACAACTTGTTCTccttgatgatgtcagcatagcCGGCTCCCCAGCCCTGGAACACATGAAAGCCTTTTTATGAGCAACGGGTAAAGTTGTTTTACATGAAAACTGTTCGGTACAGGCGAGATGTGCTTAATGAAGATGGAAGAAAATGTGCATTAAATGTCACTTAAAAAATCTGATAaatctgatatatatatatatatttaaagttaATGAAGTCTGATGTGTCAGAAAAATCTTTCATGTCTATTTTATGAATGTCTTCATTGAGGGCAAAGTGAAACAGAagttaaattccttgtttgtttgcacAAACTTAAAGCTAATAACGTTGACTCTGATTATTCAAGCCTTTAAATTCTTTGATGAGTCCTTGTGGACTGAACTATTGTCTGCAATCTCACATgacaatattaaaaataactCATTTTAACTGTAGGCCTAATTTGAAGAGAGAAACCACGCTTAAAAAGTGACAAACTGCCCTCAAACATGGCAGCTATAAAGCAAACTTTCCATATTTCCTGCCGAGTCCCAGCAGCGAGTTTAGCTAACCCGGTGTTGACCCGAGCGGCTTAGTTTAACTTTAAATGCCGTTAGAACGTGGCACACTGAGCCGCACACATTAGCGGGGTTTGCTACTGCAGGAGTGTGACTCTTACTGCGTTGTCTCTGTCGTCTCTGCTAGCATTCTGGTTtttctgcctctgcctgctTCTTTTCCCCATGCTGGACCAGCAGATAACTCTGGAGAAAATTCTAGGGAACAACGTGATGGTGTAGACACAGGGAAAGAAGACCCGAAACTCGATAAAACAGATCTTCTAGCAGCAGGCTTTTGTAAGAgatgtgctgctctgctgggcATCATCGGAACGTGTTGTCTATGTGACGCACGTGAATCAGGACCCTTTGAAGGTGCCCATGACATTTGCCAGAGcaggtcttcttcttcttctggtattatttttttggtggttggcaaataactttgaGGGgcgcattaccgccaccgactggtatggagtgtagttcttcatggttttaaatgtacttatttactattacaataATCTAATtctatttaataaatttttttttcaatctaaCTATGATTTGAATATGTCTGCTACCTAAACTtaatctatttcttccaatttctttcgacttaaatatttaaaattttcccaatcagccttattaaagttccatcttttatataaccctgtattcctgttatttattaatattcctgttatgattttaatggggtaatgatcactgcctactgttgtatctttgtcaatgtcccactcacagttattagcAAAAGAATTTGATACAATTGTTAAATTaatcacagactctgtacccgtttttacattaattattgttcctcttccatcatttatacataccaaattttttatttccattatttcttcaaaaatttgtcaatttttttcattacattttccccataatgtgctgttagcattaaaatctccacaccagattactcTTCCTCCTAAATaccccattaattcatccatcaacttgaatgataatgttttacatggattataaaaatgtattatcttagacttttcttttttaccataAGTTTCAACTACTATGTATTCTAACTCTTTActttttcctaatatctgatattgtattccgtcttttataaatattccacttCCTTCTTttctatcccttctgatactatcataccctttaaacacaaaatctaggtttggctTTAACCATGTTTCCTGTATACATAGAATTTCTGGTTTCACatcaattccatctatataccatTTAAATTCATGTCCATTAGCAATTAAGCTTCtttcattccactgtaatattatcatatatttctatcagttggggttcctccttgcctcccatctgtttccaactttttattaatgtattcccaagatccttctttaaaccataagaacttttctgctcctctgactattattttaatcttttctgttttgtgtttagcctgttcagtgcagttaatgacaaaATCTacaaataatatcagttttttcagaaacattgtaacattttcctctgattctacttttctttgttgataagctggaatcctaatttgaccttcatcccttgtTCTTTCATgctgtacatttttgactgcttcagcatagcttctgtttttagtcattttaatttgttggatttcttttgctttcttccttacctcacatcccccgaatgtaactctatgttgccctccacaattacaacatttttcctgcacttcttccccacaatcttcaattctgtgatcttctccacattttggacatctttgtttacCTTTGCATacagctgctatatgaccatatctctgacatttataacatcttagtggtggaggaatgaaaggcctcacaggaaaactcagatatcctattttgacattttgtggcaacaccttttcttcaaagtcaattacaattgacaggcttcctactctttctctgtttacattttttgtcaatctcttgagattttttacctttgcaccaacaatgctttttttttttttacttgtctatatcttcctccagaggaatgccataaattaccccccaaataattttatcttctcctataatcttcctctctgtcaccattttcttgaaaatgttttcaacttgtaaagccttttttctttgttctttggttttacatgacaccagtatatttccaaCTCTCAataccttcaccatttcaacatctcctatctttttttttatttctttagatagtgaaataggactcaggttctctttttcctCTTCAGTTTTtagctttaatattattttacattcttcccgtccaattttcctcctaactactctctcttcttcagaactgttttcttccagctctcttttactcctttggctgtctaacatctttccttcttctgctttacctcttccccgtcctctccctctacttactggcgtccataAATTAAAGTTcatattgtcctcctgtgtgtccattctgaaccattcacataccagtttatgccttttattGCCActtccaaaaataaataatctctCAACATCTATCTGCTTGATACTGTTATCAAAATTGAATCTATATTCAAGAAAAGTCTTCCAAATCCGTTAAAATTATGACTTGTTTTTTGCTTCCGCGTCGACAGCGTCCCAAGCCACCTTctccttctttttctccttctgGAACTCCCCTGGGACAGGCCTTCGGGGTACTGTGGTCTTTTTAAATGGCTAAAAAACCTACGAGGAAACGTAGAAATAGAAACATAAATATAGACATACATTTATATGcagtttatgtttatatttgttgATTTTAGTGTGGGGAGAAGgcttgaaatgtaaaataataaagaaaatatatttataataag
This genomic window contains:
- the nsun2 gene encoding RNA cytosine C(5)-methyltransferase NSUN2, with the protein product MGKRSRQRQKNQNASRDDRDNAGWGAGYADIIKENKLFEHYYKEQGLIPEGEFHQFMEAMREPLPATIRITGYKSHAKEILHCLKEKYFKDIQELEIDGQKIEAPQPLSWYPDEQAWHTNMSRKLIRKSPLLEKFHQFLVSETESGNISRQEAVSMIPPLLLKIESHHKILDMCAAPGSKTAQLIEMLHSDMDVPFPEGFVIANDVDNKRCYLLVHQAKRLNSPCIMVVNHDASCIPMLQIDSDGKKDILFYDRVLCDVPCSGDGTMRKNIDVWKKWTTSNSLHLHGLQLRIAVRGVEQLAVGGRMVYSTCSLNPIEDEAVIAALLEKSEGALELEDASADLPGLKWMPGVTSWKLMTKEGKWFSDWSEVPSSRHTQIRPTMFPPKDPEKLASMHLERCMRILPHHQNTGGFFVAVLVKKAPMPWNKRYPKLRKSASAQTGGSPAASSPADTPHLLPEASPEEMEEGGPGGKVDGEAKTTGAPSAQEATGKLDAVCGPPPSKKLRLFGYKEDPFVFLTADDPVFNTIQSFYDLSPDFPKLNVLTRTHEGKKRHLYMVSKELRNVLFNNSERMKVINTGVKVWSRNSDGEEFGCAFRLAQEGIYTLQPYIRSRIVRVSMEDTRVLLTQENPFLSKLQDDAHAQAKQMGMGSIVLKYIPNLNNPLEPQCPIQLCGWRGKTSIRAFVPRNERFHYLRMLGVEVFRDKQGLGQKRRDGAKEEKEEEAKDDVEKNAEAPLEKGELKHGDKNGSLEPKTESGNKESST